Part of the Desulfolutivibrio sulfoxidireducens genome is shown below.
CCAGGAGGCGGTGACCAACGCCGTCAAGCACGCCAGACCCGGCCGGATCGCCATCACCTTGAGCTGCGGACCCAACCGGCGGCTGACCCTCACCGTGCGCGACGACGGCGTCGGCCGCCAGGCGGCGGGCCGGAGCGCGGGAGGACTGGGCCTTCGCATCATGGCCTATCGGGCGCGCATGATCGGGGCGACGCTTTCCATAGACGACGCCGAGACCGGCGGGACCATGGTGGCCTGCTCCCTGGCATGCGCGGCGGACAGGACAACACAGGAGGATACTGATGGATAACGGTGCACCGTCCGGCGTGCGCGTCTTTCTGGTCGACGACCATCCCGTCATGCGCAACGGCCTGTCGCTTTTGCTCACGCAAAGCGGCCATACCGTGTGCGGCGTGGCCGGCAGCCGGGAGGAACTCCTGGCCTTCCTCGACGGAGTCCAGGCGGCCGTGGCCCTGGTGGATCTTTCCCTGGCCGAGGAATCCGGCCTGGACCTGATCGACGATCTGACGGCCCGAGGCGTTCCGACGCTCATCTATTCCATGCATGAGGACAGCAAGTCCATCGAGCGGGCCTTTGCCCGGGGGGCCAGAGGCTATGTCACCAAGCGCGAGGTCGAGGATGTCCTGCTTGCGGCCATCGCC
Proteins encoded:
- a CDS encoding response regulator transcription factor, whose product is MDNGAPSGVRVFLVDDHPVMRNGLSLLLTQSGHTVCGVAGSREELLAFLDGVQAAVALVDLSLAEESGLDLIDDLTARGVPTLIYSMHEDSKSIERAFARGARGYVTKREVEDVLLAAIAAVAAGQRYVSPEVMRSLAGRVLASEHDAEAALSQREEQILDRLGRGETSAEMSRALNISFHTVETYYGRLIRKLGLSNMNELRKFAIRRHG